In one window of Pseudoalteromonas espejiana DSM 9414 DNA:
- a CDS encoding ExeM/NucH family extracellular endonuclease gives MLKTKITPLALVLASLSAPASADLIISEYIEGSSNNKAIELYNNADTELSLEGYTLSLYSNGKSEVGSFFDFTGTLAAKSTIVIVNPSSSDDLKAKADFENSVTGFNGDDTLILTKNNNIVDSFGQFEVQETWEGGDVSAKNQTLRRKDSITSGRTDAAAAFDPSVEWVNFDIDTFDGLGSHAGDGGTAPAPDPEPEPLEPLVCGADKTLISAVQGAGDASPLVDTVVEIEGIVTADFQGEDGLDGFFVTSLAADVDSDPMTSEGLFVYFTDTNVNVGDHVRVQGTVDEYYDSTQLAGVTQIAVCGTDEVASATTISLPLDSQADLEAYEGMLVSLDQTLVVTNNYGLGRYGEVELATERLYQGTQVALPGDAANAVEAANLTKKILLDDGSTAQNSDPTAYPAAGLSAENTLRTGDTVNAVTGVVAYSFSTYRIHPTVTPQFIATNAREDAPEQSEEADLRIASFNVLNYFNGDGQGGGFPTSRGADSEEELVRQEAKLVSAISAMQADVVGLMEIENDGFGEFSAIASLVNALNDADTANNYAYVDFNVSQIGTDAITTALIYRADKVEEVGTAAITTDYPFDYSNRAPIAQSFKSLSTDEVFTVSVAHLKSKGSCGDDNNDDLGDGQGCWNEIRTEAADAFTNWLDSKPTGVDDADIILVGDMNAYAMEDPIRKFDEKGYKNVVAEIDGDTLSYSYSFSGRAGSLDHALATESLLSKVVAANDWHINADEPIVLDYNLEYKSEGHQSTLYSESAYRASDHDPVIVDIKSEVVLSHEEQTPVIAPDQIFTVDENSAIGTVIGTLDFSDPNADESPVVKFIVSGNDSVSINEQGQLIVASDVDYEFENRITLTVQAEDSVGNVSEAQTVVVRVNNLRGDDDNDSGSLLWLSLLLAPLSVMRRFKKK, from the coding sequence ATGTTAAAAACTAAAATAACGCCACTGGCGCTTGTACTAGCAAGTCTCAGTGCACCAGCCTCCGCCGATCTAATCATTTCTGAATACATTGAAGGAAGCAGCAACAATAAAGCAATTGAGCTTTATAATAACGCAGACACTGAACTTTCTCTTGAGGGTTATACACTTAGCTTGTATTCAAATGGTAAAAGTGAAGTTGGCAGCTTTTTCGACTTTACTGGAACGCTTGCAGCAAAATCCACTATTGTAATTGTAAATCCAAGCTCATCAGATGATTTAAAAGCCAAAGCTGATTTTGAAAACAGTGTTACTGGATTCAATGGTGACGATACGCTAATACTGACTAAAAATAACAACATTGTGGATAGTTTTGGTCAATTCGAAGTACAAGAAACGTGGGAAGGCGGTGATGTTTCAGCAAAAAATCAAACTCTTCGCCGCAAAGACTCTATAACCAGTGGCCGTACAGATGCAGCAGCAGCTTTTGACCCGAGCGTAGAGTGGGTTAACTTTGATATAGACACCTTTGACGGCTTAGGCTCTCACGCTGGCGACGGTGGTACGGCTCCTGCGCCAGATCCTGAACCAGAACCGCTAGAACCGCTTGTATGTGGCGCAGATAAAACGCTTATTAGCGCTGTACAAGGCGCAGGCGATGCAAGCCCATTAGTGGATACTGTTGTTGAAATTGAAGGCATTGTAACCGCTGATTTTCAAGGTGAAGATGGCTTAGATGGTTTCTTTGTTACCTCATTAGCAGCAGATGTAGATAGCGACCCGATGACCTCTGAGGGTCTATTTGTATACTTTACCGATACCAATGTAAATGTAGGTGACCACGTACGCGTACAAGGTACAGTTGATGAATACTACGACTCAACACAATTAGCAGGTGTAACACAAATTGCAGTATGTGGTACTGACGAAGTCGCCTCTGCAACTACAATAAGCTTACCTTTAGACAGCCAAGCTGACCTAGAAGCATACGAAGGTATGCTCGTAAGCCTAGATCAAACATTGGTTGTTACTAACAATTACGGTTTAGGTCGTTATGGCGAAGTAGAACTTGCCACTGAGCGTTTGTATCAAGGTACTCAAGTTGCGTTGCCAGGTGATGCAGCAAATGCTGTTGAAGCGGCTAACTTAACTAAAAAAATCTTACTTGATGATGGCTCTACAGCGCAAAACTCAGATCCAACGGCTTACCCAGCTGCAGGTTTATCTGCAGAAAACACACTACGTACTGGTGATACTGTAAATGCAGTAACCGGCGTAGTTGCATACAGCTTTAGCACGTATCGCATTCACCCAACGGTTACACCACAGTTTATAGCAACCAATGCACGTGAAGATGCGCCAGAGCAAAGTGAAGAAGCCGATTTACGAATCGCTAGCTTTAACGTACTTAACTACTTTAATGGTGATGGCCAAGGCGGAGGTTTCCCAACTAGCCGCGGTGCTGACTCAGAAGAAGAGCTTGTTCGCCAAGAAGCTAAGCTTGTTAGCGCTATTAGCGCCATGCAGGCAGATGTTGTTGGCCTAATGGAAATTGAAAACGATGGTTTTGGTGAATTTAGCGCTATTGCAAGTTTAGTAAATGCACTAAACGATGCAGATACTGCTAACAATTACGCTTATGTTGACTTTAATGTAAGCCAAATTGGTACCGATGCAATTACTACTGCCCTTATTTACCGCGCAGATAAAGTAGAAGAGGTAGGCACAGCGGCAATCACTACTGATTACCCATTTGATTACAGCAACCGCGCCCCAATTGCGCAAAGCTTTAAATCACTTTCAACAGATGAAGTATTTACTGTGTCTGTGGCGCACCTTAAATCTAAAGGTAGCTGTGGCGATGACAATAACGACGACCTAGGTGATGGCCAAGGCTGTTGGAATGAAATTCGTACTGAGGCTGCGGATGCATTTACTAACTGGTTAGACAGTAAGCCTACAGGTGTAGATGACGCAGATATCATTCTCGTTGGCGATATGAACGCTTACGCAATGGAAGATCCAATCCGCAAGTTTGACGAAAAAGGCTATAAAAACGTAGTAGCTGAAATCGATGGCGATACACTTAGCTACTCTTACAGCTTCTCTGGCCGTGCAGGTAGCCTTGACCACGCTTTAGCAACCGAGTCGTTACTGAGTAAAGTTGTTGCAGCAAATGATTGGCATATAAACGCCGATGAGCCAATTGTGCTTGATTACAACCTTGAGTATAAGAGCGAAGGTCATCAATCAACGCTTTACTCAGAAAGCGCATACCGCGCGTCAGATCACGACCCTGTTATTGTTGATATTAAATCTGAAGTGGTATTAAGCCATGAAGAACAAACACCTGTTATTGCACCTGATCAAATTTTTACAGTTGATGAAAACAGCGCGATCGGCACTGTAATTGGCACTTTAGATTTTAGTGACCCGAATGCTGATGAATCACCTGTAGTTAAATTTATTGTATCGGGTAACGACTCTGTATCAATTAATGAGCAAGGCCAGCTAATTGTTGCAAGCGATGTGGACTACGAATTTGAAAACCGTATTACACTCACTGTACAAGCAGAGGATAGTGTAGGTAACGTATCTGAAGCACAAACGGTTGTTGTTAGAGTTAACAACTTACGTGGTGACGACGATAACGATTCGGGTTCTCTACTTTGGTTGTCTTTATTACTAGCGCCATTATCTGTAATGCGCCGATTTAAGAAAAAGTAA
- a CDS encoding glucan biosynthesis protein G, with amino-acid sequence MKQLTQIPPTWQKKASPLLGLLIIFSGWGYSTQTLAASVDAAIPQESLFEVISARAKKLAEQEYVAPKNIELDALNNIDYQDYRSIRFKKDKSVWKDEGLYELQLFHPGFLYKTPVTINTVEGDSKRNRLPFSTDFYQYDDTAAPLKDEIAKGVEGTQLGHAGFRVHYPLNTNEYKDEVMVFQGASYFRVVGPNQVYGLSARGLAIDTAETSGEEFPTFKEFWLVKPKAEQTNITIFALLDSPSVSGAYKFNIDPTTNMLVDVDMQIFARKDIIKLGVAPLTSMFYHGENSTKFFDDYRPEVHDSDGLLTQSADDKWVWRPLNNPTQLSVTSFSYNNPKGFGLAQRDRDFNNYLDTEAHYHNRPSLWIEPQGEWGNGRVELVEIPTDTETNDNIVSYWVPEKPMKTGDSLKLSYKMSTFNAHLTQHEKARVTRTRIGSAALPGEDNPPPQSHRQFTVDFAGPDLNNLSEKLTLNPDIQLTAGEVRDVTVQKLPNSLGWRVAFKIAPQDDQPVDMRLSLKLRDKEISEVWSYVWYPNDIK; translated from the coding sequence ATGAAACAATTAACCCAAATACCACCAACTTGGCAAAAGAAAGCATCGCCATTATTGGGTCTGCTTATTATTTTTTCTGGTTGGGGCTATAGCACGCAGACACTAGCTGCTAGCGTTGATGCCGCTATTCCACAAGAAAGCTTATTTGAAGTGATTAGTGCCCGCGCAAAAAAACTAGCCGAACAAGAATATGTAGCCCCAAAAAATATAGAGCTAGATGCACTGAATAATATTGATTATCAAGATTACCGCTCAATTCGATTTAAAAAAGACAAATCGGTTTGGAAAGACGAAGGCTTATATGAGCTGCAATTATTTCATCCAGGCTTTTTATATAAAACCCCTGTAACGATCAATACTGTAGAAGGTGACTCTAAGCGAAACCGCTTACCTTTTAGCACAGACTTTTATCAATACGATGATACAGCAGCCCCTTTAAAAGACGAAATAGCTAAAGGCGTTGAAGGCACACAATTAGGCCATGCAGGCTTTCGTGTTCATTACCCACTAAATACCAATGAATACAAAGATGAAGTAATGGTGTTTCAGGGCGCATCTTATTTTAGAGTGGTTGGCCCTAACCAAGTTTATGGTTTATCAGCACGTGGTTTAGCTATTGATACCGCCGAAACATCGGGTGAAGAGTTTCCAACTTTTAAAGAGTTTTGGCTTGTAAAACCTAAGGCTGAGCAAACTAACATCACTATTTTTGCTTTACTCGATAGCCCATCGGTTTCGGGGGCATACAAGTTTAATATAGACCCAACAACAAATATGTTAGTTGATGTAGATATGCAAATTTTTGCGCGTAAAGATATTATAAAACTTGGCGTAGCCCCATTAACAAGCATGTTTTACCATGGTGAAAACAGTACTAAGTTTTTTGATGACTACCGCCCTGAAGTGCATGACTCAGATGGCCTATTAACTCAATCTGCCGATGATAAATGGGTATGGCGCCCACTAAATAACCCTACCCAATTGAGCGTAACGTCATTTTCGTACAACAACCCAAAAGGGTTTGGTTTAGCGCAGCGTGACCGCGACTTTAATAACTACCTAGATACCGAAGCACATTACCATAACCGCCCTAGCCTTTGGATTGAGCCGCAAGGTGAGTGGGGAAATGGTCGAGTTGAGCTAGTAGAAATACCAACAGATACTGAAACTAACGACAATATTGTGAGTTACTGGGTACCAGAAAAACCGATGAAAACCGGTGATTCATTAAAACTAAGCTACAAAATGAGCACCTTTAATGCACACCTAACCCAACATGAAAAAGCCCGTGTAACACGCACCCGTATCGGCAGTGCAGCATTACCAGGTGAAGATAACCCGCCACCGCAAAGTCATCGCCAATTTACGGTTGATTTTGCAGGCCCCGATTTAAACAACCTGTCTGAAAAGCTAACGCTTAACCCCGATATACAGCTTACAGCAGGTGAAGTAAGAGATGTAACAGTGCAAAAACTTCCTAATTCTCTTGGTTGGCGAGTAGCGTTTAAAATTGCACCACAGGACGATCAACCCGTTGATATGCGTTTATCGTTAAAACTTCGTGATAAAGAAATTAGTGAGGTATGGAGCTATGTTTGGTACCCAAATGACATCAAGTAA
- the mdoH gene encoding glucans biosynthesis glucosyltransferase MdoH translates to MFGTQMTSSNKGTGTPMPFKTLRVWLFAIAALTTSGYGISIMFEILSSNGMTLLEYALLILFSITFAWIVTAFCSGTIGFVLQLLRIDPLTLRRIKPIKFDNAALAQQKTAVVMPIYNEDTHRVIAGFEVSLQSLKETGQLANFDFYLLSDTQDPEIAQNELSAWHALCERLGDTAKQVFYRRREDNKHRKVGNLTDFCERWGSQYDHMIVLDADSVMTGKCMLELTTSMINNPQAGLIQTIPIPVRQDTYFGRFLQFASVLYSPMLATGSAFWQTDKANYWGHNAIIRVEAFINYCGLPTLEGNAPFGGEILSHDFVEASLLHSAGWDVLLLSDIEGSYEEVPSNILDYAIRDRRWVQGNIQHLGLLGSSKLKLMSKFHFLLGATAYISSLIWLSMLALSTIDAVTRALNSDVYFNRVYQLFPTWQIAKTDLIDSLLYLTIVILLMPKLMGVIVTLVHRNKRFGGSFKLILGSIIETVFAIIVAPLMMVFHAYFVVCVFLGKKVKWDAQPREGRMVPWKEAFGYTLFSTLVAIVWGATAYYFTPVFFWWLSPILLGLLLGAPIIRYTSSIKLGVQLRKMGIFICPSEVDNDPMLNNLKEHLKEISVPEAGQYPKTIPTLPQEHLVVMPIQSFNKSKPHLPKMKALRAKAIKKFN, encoded by the coding sequence ATGTTTGGTACCCAAATGACATCAAGTAACAAAGGCACTGGCACGCCAATGCCATTCAAAACACTGCGTGTATGGTTATTTGCTATTGCAGCATTAACGACCTCAGGGTACGGCATCTCTATTATGTTTGAAATTTTAAGTTCAAACGGAATGACCTTGCTTGAATATGCACTATTAATTTTATTCTCTATTACTTTTGCGTGGATAGTAACGGCATTTTGTAGTGGAACAATCGGCTTTGTGCTGCAATTGCTGCGTATTGACCCACTCACCTTAAGACGTATTAAGCCAATTAAGTTTGACAATGCGGCGCTTGCACAGCAAAAAACAGCTGTGGTTATGCCTATCTACAATGAAGACACCCACCGTGTTATTGCAGGCTTTGAAGTAAGCCTACAATCATTAAAAGAAACAGGGCAACTTGCCAACTTTGACTTTTACTTACTAAGCGATACACAAGACCCTGAAATAGCACAAAACGAGCTAAGCGCGTGGCATGCATTATGCGAGCGTTTAGGCGATACAGCTAAACAGGTTTTTTATCGTCGCCGTGAAGACAACAAACACCGTAAAGTGGGTAATTTAACTGACTTTTGTGAACGTTGGGGTAGCCAATACGATCATATGATTGTACTTGATGCCGATAGCGTAATGACGGGCAAATGTATGCTTGAGCTTACCACAAGCATGATAAACAACCCGCAAGCAGGTTTAATTCAAACTATCCCTATTCCGGTTCGCCAAGATACCTACTTTGGTCGTTTTTTACAGTTTGCTTCAGTGCTTTACAGTCCAATGCTAGCAACGGGTTCTGCTTTTTGGCAAACCGATAAAGCGAACTACTGGGGCCACAATGCCATTATTCGTGTAGAAGCATTCATTAATTATTGTGGTTTACCAACACTTGAAGGTAACGCCCCGTTTGGTGGTGAAATTTTAAGTCATGACTTTGTTGAAGCATCATTGCTACATAGCGCAGGGTGGGACGTACTCCTGCTTAGCGATATTGAAGGTAGCTACGAAGAAGTGCCGAGTAATATTTTAGATTATGCCATTCGCGACAGACGCTGGGTTCAAGGTAACATTCAGCATTTAGGGTTATTAGGTTCTTCTAAGTTAAAATTAATGAGCAAGTTTCACTTTTTATTAGGTGCAACCGCTTATATTTCATCGCTTATTTGGTTATCTATGCTTGCACTAAGCACTATAGATGCCGTTACACGCGCTCTTAATAGCGATGTGTACTTTAACCGTGTTTATCAGTTATTCCCTACATGGCAAATAGCTAAAACAGACTTAATAGACTCGCTGCTTTATTTAACTATTGTCATATTACTTATGCCTAAATTAATGGGCGTAATTGTAACACTGGTACACAGAAATAAGCGTTTTGGTGGCTCATTTAAGCTCATACTAGGGTCAATAATTGAAACCGTATTTGCCATTATTGTTGCGCCACTAATGATGGTGTTTCATGCCTACTTTGTAGTGTGCGTATTTTTAGGTAAAAAGGTTAAATGGGATGCACAACCACGAGAAGGCCGAATGGTACCTTGGAAAGAAGCATTTGGTTATACGCTATTTTCAACTCTAGTCGCTATAGTGTGGGGCGCAACAGCCTATTACTTTACGCCAGTATTCTTTTGGTGGTTATCGCCAATATTGCTTGGCCTATTACTAGGCGCACCGATTATTCGATACACCAGCAGCATTAAGCTAGGGGTACAGCTACGTAAAATGGGTATATTTATTTGCCCTAGTGAAGTAGATAATGACCCAATGCTAAATAACCTCAAAGAGCACCTAAAAGAGATTTCGGTACCTGAGGCAGGGCAATACCCTAAAACTATACCAACGCTGCCACAAGAGCATTTAGTGGTTATGCCAATACAAAGCTTTAATAAATCAAAGCCTCATTTGCCAAAGATGAAAGCGCTAAGAGCTAAAGCCATTAAGAAGTTTAATTAG
- the fusA gene encoding elongation factor G, which produces MADLSKYRNIGIFAHVDAGKTTTTERILKLTGTIHKTGEVHDGESTTDFMDQEAERGITIQSAAVSCFWKDHRFNVIDTPGHVDFTVEVYRSLKVLDGGVGVFCGSGGVEPQSETNWRYANESEVARIIFVNKLDRMGADFYRVTEQVRKVLGAVPLVMTLPIGIEDDFVGVVDVLTKKAYVWDDTGLPENYEITDVPADMVDKVDEYHEMLIETAVEQDDDLMEAYMEGEVPSLEDIKRCIRKGTRDLAFFPTFCGSAFKNKGVQLVLDAVVDYLPSPTEVDPQPLMDEEGVENGEHAIVSADETFKALAFKIMDDRFGALTFVRIYSGKLNKGDTILNSFTGKTERVGRMVEMQADERKELTSAQAGDIIAIVGMKNVQTGHTLCDPKDPVTLEPMVFPTPVISIAVQPKDKGGNEKMGVAIGKMVAEDPSFQVETDEDSGETILKGMGELHLDIKVDILKRTYGVDLIVGQPQVAYRETITREIEDSYTHKKQSGGSGQFGKIDYRIKPGEVASGFTFSSSVVGGNVPKEFWPAVEKGFKSMMGEGVLAGFPVLDVEVELFDGGFHAVDSSAIAFEIAAKGAFRQSIPKAGAQLLEPIMKVDVFTPEDHVGDVIGDLNRRRGMLSDQEAGLTGVRIKADVPLSEMFGYIGSLRTMTSGRGQFSMEFSHYAACPQNVADTVIAAEKEKKAAK; this is translated from the coding sequence ATGGCAGATTTATCGAAGTACAGAAACATTGGTATTTTCGCGCACGTTGATGCGGGTAAAACCACTACTACTGAGCGTATCCTGAAGCTTACAGGTACTATCCATAAAACAGGTGAGGTTCATGATGGTGAATCTACTACTGACTTCATGGATCAAGAAGCTGAGCGCGGTATTACTATCCAGTCTGCGGCAGTAAGCTGTTTCTGGAAAGATCACCGTTTCAACGTTATCGATACTCCTGGACACGTTGACTTCACAGTTGAAGTTTACCGTTCACTTAAAGTATTAGACGGCGGTGTTGGTGTATTCTGTGGTTCTGGTGGTGTTGAGCCACAATCAGAAACTAACTGGCGTTACGCTAACGAATCAGAAGTTGCACGTATTATCTTCGTAAACAAATTAGACCGTATGGGTGCTGATTTTTACCGTGTAACTGAGCAAGTACGTAAAGTACTTGGTGCTGTACCACTAGTTATGACTTTACCAATCGGTATTGAAGATGACTTCGTTGGTGTTGTAGACGTTCTTACTAAAAAAGCATACGTTTGGGATGACACTGGTCTTCCTGAAAACTACGAAATCACAGACGTTCCTGCAGACATGGTTGACAAAGTAGACGAATACCATGAAATGCTTATCGAAACTGCTGTAGAGCAAGACGATGACCTAATGGAAGCGTACATGGAAGGTGAAGTACCTTCTTTAGAAGATATCAAGCGTTGTATCCGTAAAGGTACTCGTGACCTTGCTTTCTTCCCTACATTCTGTGGTTCTGCATTCAAAAACAAAGGTGTTCAACTAGTACTAGACGCTGTTGTTGATTACTTACCATCTCCTACAGAAGTTGATCCTCAACCTCTTATGGATGAAGAAGGTGTTGAAAACGGCGAGCATGCAATCGTATCTGCTGATGAAACGTTTAAAGCGTTAGCATTTAAGATCATGGATGACCGTTTTGGTGCATTAACATTCGTACGTATTTACTCTGGTAAACTTAACAAGGGTGACACTATCCTTAACTCGTTTACTGGTAAAACAGAGCGTGTTGGCCGTATGGTTGAGATGCAAGCAGATGAGCGTAAAGAGTTAACTTCAGCACAAGCTGGTGACATCATTGCAATCGTAGGCATGAAAAACGTACAAACTGGTCACACTCTATGTGATCCGAAAGACCCAGTAACTCTTGAGCCAATGGTATTTCCAACTCCAGTAATCTCGATTGCTGTACAGCCTAAAGATAAAGGCGGTAATGAGAAAATGGGTGTTGCTATCGGTAAAATGGTTGCAGAAGATCCGTCTTTCCAAGTTGAGACTGATGAAGATTCAGGCGAAACTATCCTTAAAGGTATGGGTGAGCTTCACTTAGATATCAAAGTAGATATCCTTAAGCGTACTTACGGCGTAGACCTTATCGTTGGTCAACCACAGGTTGCTTACCGTGAAACTATCACTCGTGAAATCGAAGATAGCTACACGCATAAGAAACAATCTGGTGGTTCTGGTCAGTTCGGTAAAATCGACTACCGTATCAAGCCAGGCGAAGTTGCTTCAGGCTTCACGTTCTCTTCATCAGTTGTTGGTGGTAACGTACCTAAAGAATTCTGGCCTGCAGTTGAGAAAGGCTTTAAGTCAATGATGGGTGAAGGTGTTCTAGCTGGCTTCCCAGTACTTGACGTTGAAGTTGAGCTTTTCGACGGTGGCTTCCACGCCGTGGATTCATCTGCAATCGCATTCGAAATCGCAGCTAAAGGCGCTTTCCGTCAATCGATCCCTAAAGCGGGCGCACAGCTTCTTGAGCCAATCATGAAAGTTGACGTGTTCACTCCAGAAGATCACGTTGGTGACGTAATCGGTGACCTTAACCGTCGTCGTGGTATGCTAAGCGACCAAGAAGCTGGTTTAACTGGCGTTCGTATTAAAGCTGACGTTCCGTTATCAGAAATGTTCGGTTACATCGGTTCACTACGTACAATGACATCAGGCCGTGGTCAGTTCTCTATGGAGTTCTCACACTACGCAGCATGTCCACAAAACGTAGCTGACACTGTAATCGCTGCAGAAAAAGAGAAAAAAGCGGCTAAGTAA
- a CDS encoding response regulator, producing the protein MTYSVIIIEDEVEVAQLIAQYLLLPGGAAGSQIAKQSLRQAQYQVVGIAGNLSTATALLQAIEADLILLDIHLPDGNGLDLLSDLRRREIKSEVMLLTAAKEVETLEKAMQLGACDFLVKPLMLNRLDQALARFETRQQCFSDANEVTQSMVDSLFGSKEQTKPTVRLPKGVDQLTLQKIHDAFVQHDASAFTAQQMGDLVGVSRSTARRYLEFLLESEKLSADQSYGSIGRPERCYKIIK; encoded by the coding sequence ATGACCTATTCTGTAATTATAATTGAAGACGAAGTTGAAGTAGCGCAGCTTATTGCGCAGTATTTATTGCTGCCAGGCGGTGCTGCGGGAAGTCAAATTGCAAAGCAGAGCTTGCGCCAAGCACAGTATCAGGTGGTTGGTATTGCAGGTAATTTAAGTACTGCAACAGCCTTGTTACAAGCCATAGAGGCTGATCTTATTTTGCTCGACATACACCTGCCTGATGGTAACGGACTGGATTTACTATCGGATTTACGCCGCCGTGAAATTAAAAGTGAAGTAATGCTGCTAACGGCGGCTAAAGAAGTCGAAACGCTTGAAAAAGCAATGCAGCTAGGTGCCTGCGACTTTTTAGTTAAACCGTTAATGTTAAACCGCTTAGATCAAGCGTTAGCGCGTTTTGAAACGCGCCAGCAATGTTTTTCTGATGCAAACGAAGTAACCCAGTCTATGGTGGACTCTTTGTTTGGCTCTAAAGAGCAAACTAAACCAACAGTTAGGTTACCAAAAGGGGTTGATCAGCTTACCTTACAGAAAATTCATGATGCATTTGTACAACATGACGCCAGTGCCTTTACTGCTCAACAAATGGGCGATTTAGTTGGGGTGAGTCGTTCAACTGCTAGGCGCTATTTAGAGTTTTTACTAGAGTCAGAAAAGCTAAGTGCTGATCAAAGCTACGGCAGTATTGGTCGACCGGAGCGTTGCTACAAAATAATTAAGTAA
- a CDS encoding ATP-binding protein, whose amino-acid sequence MINTNKLNPLQSMVKKPKRLETRLIIWVTGLCVLQAILFGALVYQLTAQSLHNHIGDKALAVANSVATRTDVINALEEKGDLSAFNSQIETLTELTGADFIVVGDINALRIIHPDEHKIGKPMVGGDSKNALNGERYISVAHGSMGESIRGKVPVYNANNEIIGLVSVGFLVQSINPLILSRSAEILIWGLLLVGLSIVAAVYIGQRVRNAIFGLQPDEIGRLFSEQDAILNTVRSGIIALEPDGKVRKLNQRACEILDKPTSTINKNLTLEDLLPEHAEFLLRNQSRKIVGFELFAADKRIILSRFSLQVQGQADGILLSMRPSDELEYLSQQLTKVQAFAELLRVQTHDYSNKLNLIGALVQMGKNEQAIELIGQESQGSQAQIHNLLERIQDPVLAGLLVGKYHKARELNVTLALNPDSLLGVIARKDMLERVVSILGNLIDNAIEAAIRASDTRAPVVRVTVDETSQTLLFDVEDTGFGLGSDHEVIFTPQFSSKSGAQHGIGLYLVKTNLDSCRGSLEIGESDLLGARLSVYIPK is encoded by the coding sequence ATGATCAACACCAACAAGCTAAATCCTTTGCAAAGCATGGTCAAAAAGCCTAAACGATTAGAAACACGTTTAATTATTTGGGTAACAGGGCTATGTGTTTTACAAGCAATATTGTTTGGGGCGTTGGTGTATCAACTTACAGCGCAAAGTTTACATAACCACATAGGTGATAAAGCATTGGCTGTAGCTAATAGTGTTGCAACACGTACAGATGTAATAAATGCGTTAGAGGAGAAAGGCGACTTATCAGCGTTTAACTCGCAAATAGAGACCCTCACAGAGCTCACTGGTGCTGACTTTATTGTAGTTGGCGATATTAATGCGCTGCGCATTATACACCCAGATGAGCACAAAATTGGCAAACCTATGGTTGGGGGAGATAGCAAAAACGCCCTTAATGGCGAGCGCTATATATCGGTTGCGCATGGCAGTATGGGGGAGTCTATTCGTGGAAAAGTACCCGTATATAATGCTAATAATGAAATTATAGGCTTAGTGTCTGTTGGCTTTTTGGTGCAATCAATTAATCCGCTTATTTTATCGCGTAGTGCTGAAATACTTATTTGGGGACTGCTGCTTGTTGGCTTGAGTATTGTAGCGGCTGTTTATATTGGGCAGCGAGTACGCAATGCAATATTTGGCTTACAACCTGATGAAATAGGACGGTTATTTTCAGAGCAGGATGCTATTTTAAATACGGTTCGCAGCGGTATTATTGCACTTGAGCCCGATGGCAAAGTCCGAAAGTTAAACCAACGTGCCTGCGAAATTTTGGATAAACCAACATCTACCATTAATAAAAACCTCACCCTTGAAGACCTACTGCCAGAACATGCTGAATTTTTACTACGAAATCAAAGCCGTAAAATTGTTGGGTTTGAGCTATTTGCAGCAGATAAACGGATTATTTTGTCGCGCTTTTCTTTACAAGTTCAAGGGCAGGCCGATGGCATTTTACTCAGTATGCGCCCATCGGATGAGCTAGAATATTTAAGCCAGCAGCTAACAAAAGTACAAGCATTTGCTGAGCTACTACGTGTGCAAACCCATGATTACTCAAATAAACTAAACCTGATTGGGGCTTTGGTGCAAATGGGTAAAAATGAGCAAGCAATTGAACTTATAGGGCAAGAGAGCCAAGGCTCTCAAGCGCAAATTCATAACTTACTTGAACGAATTCAAGACCCTGTACTAGCCGGTTTGCTAGTAGGTAAATACCATAAAGCGCGAGAGCTTAATGTTACATTAGCGCTAAACCCAGATAGCCTGCTAGGTGTTATAGCGCGCAAAGATATGCTCGAAAGGGTAGTCTCCATTTTAGGCAACTTAATAGATAACGCCATTGAAGCGGCTATTAGAGCTTCAGATACTCGCGCCCCGGTGGTAAGAGTGACCGTGGATGAAACCAGTCAGACTTTATTATTTGATGTAGAAGATACTGGGTTTGGTTTAGGCTCAGACCATGAGGTTATTTTTACGCCACAATTTAGCTCTAAATCTGGGGCGCAACATGGTATTGGTTTGTATTTGGTTAAAACCAATTTAGACTCGTGCCGTGGTAGTTTAGAAATAGGTGAGTCTGACTTACTAGGGGCGCGCTTAAGTGTTTATATTCCAAAATAA